Proteins from one Zalophus californianus isolate mZalCal1 chromosome Y, mZalCal1.pri.v2, whole genome shotgun sequence genomic window:
- the LOC118356608 gene encoding RNA-binding motif protein, X chromosome-like isoform X2 has protein sequence MKDRETNKSRGFDFITFESPADATHAAKDMNWKSLDGKTIKVDQANKLSFESGGRWKPPPHPRNGGHPRSVRCGRGGSGGARGRSSCGGHLGNVLKYKDGTLENNVGECTLNLNVSSSKGRFPVKRGPSSRSGGPPPKRSAPSAPGRSNRGIGGRGPPSHGRENYRGPSRRAPVSSRRDDYISPRGDGYNTKDRDYPSSRDTKNYAPPSTDYAYRYYGHSRSRDEHYSRGYSDRDGYGGGRDRDYSEPSSGDSYRESYESYGSSRGAQPARGPPLTYGRSSRYDYSSTRDGYCGGRESYSSSRSDLYISREHGGRQERGFPPSMDRVYPSHESYDSSSCGASGGGHGGNRSERGDRSRY, from the exons TCTTTGGATGGAAAAACAATTAAAGTGGATCAAGCCAACAAACTATCTTTTGAAAGTGGTGGAAGATGGAAGCCACCACCTCATCCAAGAAACGGAGGCCATCCAAGAAGTGTGAGAtgtggaagaggaggaagtggaggagcaAGAGGGCGTTCCTCATGTGGAGGACACTTgggtaatgttttaaaatataaggatggaacactggaaaaca ATGTTGGAGAATGTACTCTTAACCTCAACGTGAGTTCTTCCAAGGGACGCTTTCCAGTTAAAAGAGGCCCATCTTCAAGAAGTGGAGGTCCTCCTCCTAAAAGATCTGCTCCTTCTGCTCCCGGGCGTAGCAACAGAGGAATTGGAGGAAGAG ggcCACCATCACATGGGAGAGAGAATTATAGAGGTCCTTCACGCAGAGCGCCAGTGTCTTCCCGGAGAGATGACTATATTTCACCAAGAGGTGATGGTTACAATACCAAAGATag AGATTATCCAAGTTCCCGAGACACCAAGAATTATGCTCCACCATCTACAGACTATGCATACCGTTACTATGGCCATTCGCGTTCTCGGGATGAACATTACTCTAGAGGATATAG tgatCGTGATGGCTATGGTGGTGGTCGTGATAGAGATTATTCTGAACCTTCAAGTGGAGACTCTTACAGAGAATCATATGAGAGTTATG GTAGCTCCCGTGGTGCACAGCCTGCACGTGGGCCCCCTCTGACGTATGGTCGAAGCAGTCGCTATGATTATAGCAGCACACGTGATGGATATTGTGGAGGTCGGGAAAGTTACTCAAGCAGCCGGAGTGATCTCTACATAAGTCGTGAGCATGGTGGCAGACAAGAACGAGGCTTCCCACCCTCTATGGATAGGGTGTACCCTTCTCATGAGTCATATGATAGCTCAAGTTGTGGGGCTTCCGGAGGAGGTCATGGGGGAAACCGATCTGAAAGAGGAGACCGTAGCAGATATTAA
- the LOC118356608 gene encoding RNA-binding motif protein, X chromosome-like isoform X3: MKDRETNKSRGFDFITFESPADATHAAKDMNWKSLDGKTIKVDQANKLSFESGGRWKPPPHPRNGGHPRSVRCGRGGSGGARGRSSCGGHLDVGECTLNLNVSSSKGRFPVKRGPSSRSGGPPPKRSAPSAPGRSNRGIGGRGPPSHGRENYRGPSRRAPVSSRRDDYISPRGDGYNTKDSYSSRDYPSSRDTKNYAPPSTDYAYRYYGHSRSRDEHYSRGYSDRDGYGGGRDRDYSEPSSGDSYRESYESYGSSRGAQPARGPPLTYGRSSRYDYSSTRDGYCGGRESYSSSRSDLYISREHGGRQERGFPPSMDRVYPSHESYDSSSCGASGGGHGGNRSERGDRSRY, translated from the exons TCTTTGGATGGAAAAACAATTAAAGTGGATCAAGCCAACAAACTATCTTTTGAAAGTGGTGGAAGATGGAAGCCACCACCTCATCCAAGAAACGGAGGCCATCCAAGAAGTGTGAGAtgtggaagaggaggaagtggaggagcaAGAGGGCGTTCCTCATGTGGAGGACACTTgg ATGTTGGAGAATGTACTCTTAACCTCAACGTGAGTTCTTCCAAGGGACGCTTTCCAGTTAAAAGAGGCCCATCTTCAAGAAGTGGAGGTCCTCCTCCTAAAAGATCTGCTCCTTCTGCTCCCGGGCGTAGCAACAGAGGAATTGGAGGAAGAG ggcCACCATCACATGGGAGAGAGAATTATAGAGGTCCTTCACGCAGAGCGCCAGTGTCTTCCCGGAGAGATGACTATATTTCACCAAGAGGTGATGGTTACAATACCAAAGATag TTATTCGAGCAGAGATTATCCAAGTTCCCGAGACACCAAGAATTATGCTCCACCATCTACAGACTATGCATACCGTTACTATGGCCATTCGCGTTCTCGGGATGAACATTACTCTAGAGGATATAG tgatCGTGATGGCTATGGTGGTGGTCGTGATAGAGATTATTCTGAACCTTCAAGTGGAGACTCTTACAGAGAATCATATGAGAGTTATG GTAGCTCCCGTGGTGCACAGCCTGCACGTGGGCCCCCTCTGACGTATGGTCGAAGCAGTCGCTATGATTATAGCAGCACACGTGATGGATATTGTGGAGGTCGGGAAAGTTACTCAAGCAGCCGGAGTGATCTCTACATAAGTCGTGAGCATGGTGGCAGACAAGAACGAGGCTTCCCACCCTCTATGGATAGGGTGTACCCTTCTCATGAGTCATATGATAGCTCAAGTTGTGGGGCTTCCGGAGGAGGTCATGGGGGAAACCGATCTGAAAGAGGAGACCGTAGCAGATATTAA
- the LOC118356608 gene encoding RNA-binding motif protein, X chromosome-like isoform X1: MKDRETNKSRGFDFITFESPADATHAAKDMNWKSLDGKTIKVDQANKLSFESGGRWKPPPHPRNGGHPRSVRCGRGGSGGARGRSSCGGHLGNVLKYKDGTLENNVGECTLNLNVSSSKGRFPVKRGPSSRSGGPPPKRSAPSAPGRSNRGIGGRGPPSHGRENYRGPSRRAPVSSRRDDYISPRGDGYNTKDSYSSRDYPSSRDTKNYAPPSTDYAYRYYGHSRSRDEHYSRGYSDRDGYGGGRDRDYSEPSSGDSYRESYESYGSSRGAQPARGPPLTYGRSSRYDYSSTRDGYCGGRESYSSSRSDLYISREHGGRQERGFPPSMDRVYPSHESYDSSSCGASGGGHGGNRSERGDRSRY, translated from the exons TCTTTGGATGGAAAAACAATTAAAGTGGATCAAGCCAACAAACTATCTTTTGAAAGTGGTGGAAGATGGAAGCCACCACCTCATCCAAGAAACGGAGGCCATCCAAGAAGTGTGAGAtgtggaagaggaggaagtggaggagcaAGAGGGCGTTCCTCATGTGGAGGACACTTgggtaatgttttaaaatataaggatggaacactggaaaaca ATGTTGGAGAATGTACTCTTAACCTCAACGTGAGTTCTTCCAAGGGACGCTTTCCAGTTAAAAGAGGCCCATCTTCAAGAAGTGGAGGTCCTCCTCCTAAAAGATCTGCTCCTTCTGCTCCCGGGCGTAGCAACAGAGGAATTGGAGGAAGAG ggcCACCATCACATGGGAGAGAGAATTATAGAGGTCCTTCACGCAGAGCGCCAGTGTCTTCCCGGAGAGATGACTATATTTCACCAAGAGGTGATGGTTACAATACCAAAGATag TTATTCGAGCAGAGATTATCCAAGTTCCCGAGACACCAAGAATTATGCTCCACCATCTACAGACTATGCATACCGTTACTATGGCCATTCGCGTTCTCGGGATGAACATTACTCTAGAGGATATAG tgatCGTGATGGCTATGGTGGTGGTCGTGATAGAGATTATTCTGAACCTTCAAGTGGAGACTCTTACAGAGAATCATATGAGAGTTATG GTAGCTCCCGTGGTGCACAGCCTGCACGTGGGCCCCCTCTGACGTATGGTCGAAGCAGTCGCTATGATTATAGCAGCACACGTGATGGATATTGTGGAGGTCGGGAAAGTTACTCAAGCAGCCGGAGTGATCTCTACATAAGTCGTGAGCATGGTGGCAGACAAGAACGAGGCTTCCCACCCTCTATGGATAGGGTGTACCCTTCTCATGAGTCATATGATAGCTCAAGTTGTGGGGCTTCCGGAGGAGGTCATGGGGGAAACCGATCTGAAAGAGGAGACCGTAGCAGATATTAA